The following is a genomic window from Candidatus Polarisedimenticolia bacterium.
AGTCCGCGCGCCGAGCGTCGGTCGTACTCCACGAACCCGTCATGGTCCGGATCTCCCGGCCCGTCGATCCAGCCGAGGGCCCGCTCCACGTGCGGCCAGAGGGCCTGGATCAGCGCCCGATCACCGGTGCGCCGGTAATAGGCGCCGGCCAGCACGATGAACAGCGGCGTGGCATCGGCGCTTCCGTAGTACCGCCCGAACGGGATCTCGCCGGTCGCCGCCATCTCGCCGGCACGCGTCTCGTGCAGGATCTTGCCGGGCTGCGCGTCCTGCTCCACCGACTCGCCCTCGGCCTGCGTGGCCGCCAGGTACTGCAGCACGCCGCGCGCCACCGAGGGATTGGCCCACAGGGACTGCAGGGCGGTGACCAGCCCGTCGCGCCCGAACGCGGTGCTGAACCAGGGGACGCCAGCGTAAGGGTAGGTCCCGTAAGCCGTCTCGGTGCGCATCATGTGCAGGTCGGAAAGCGAGCGGTTGAGCCAGTCGTTGAACTGCTCGTTGGAGGTGAAGATCTGGGGCTCCTCGGCCTTGGCGCGCGCCAAGGCGTCGGACGCGTCGCGGAAGGCTTCCTCAGTGCCGATCCACGGCCGTGCCGGGACGATGGCGCCATCCGGGCGGGAGGACGTGTCCTCCAGCAGGCAGGAAATGGCGATGCGATAGGTGCTCTCGGCGCGTGGCCCGAGCCGCAGATCGAAGATCGCCCGTGTCCCATCGAGCTTCTCGGGCAGCGGGTCGAAAACCAGCCGGGTGCGCCGCAGGCGGCCGTCCAGCCCCTCGTAGGGGAACTCCAGCCCGTCCTGCGTGAGGCGCGCGGGCAGGCGCGTCCCGTAGCGCTCGCGCCGCAGCCCCCGCACCTCGAAGATGTCGGCGAAATCGGCCCCGAATTCCAGCGACAGCGACAGGTCGACGGTCGAGGGCCCATAGTTGTGCACCCGCAGGCGCTCGTAGCAGGTCCCGTTGAACAGGCAGCGGGCCCGGAACAGGTGGACCGTGCCGCGCGGCACGATGACCGAGCCGTCCAGCCACATGTCGGAGTTCATCATGTCGACGGTCAGCAGCGCGTTGTCGTCCTTGACGGTGGAGCTGAGGAGCAGTGGCCGGGTCCCGGCCAGGCGCAGGCGGAAGCGCGACAGGAAGCGGGTGTCGTGATCGTACATCCCGAAGACGCCGAGGACGCCGGTGCCCGTCTCCTCGACGTCGCCGAAGCGGTCGAACACCGCGAAGGTGTCGCCGTGCTTCAGGACGCGGGTCCTGTCGTCGATGC
Proteins encoded in this region:
- a CDS encoding amylo-alpha-1,6-glucosidase, producing MSEGAMADEVLQISDSFYILSTSARIDDRTRVLKHGDTFAVFDRFGDVEETGTGVLGVFGMYDHDTRFLSRFRLRLAGTRPLLLSSTVKDDNALLTVDMMNSDMWLDGSVIVPRGTVHLFRARCLFNGTCYERLRVHNYGPSTVDLSLSLEFGADFADIFEVRGLRRERYGTRLPARLTQDGLEFPYEGLDGRLRRTRLVFDPLPEKLDGTRAIFDLRLGPRAESTYRIAISCLLEDTSSRPDGAIVPARPWIGTEEAFRDASDALARAKAEEPQIFTSNEQFNDWLNRSLSDLHMMRTETAYGTYPYAGVPWFSTAFGRDGLVTALQSLWANPSVARGVLQYLAATQAEGESVEQDAQPGKILHETRAGEMAATGEIPFGRYYGSADATPLFIVLAGAYYRRTGDRALIQALWPHVERALGWIDGPGDPDHDGFVEYDRRSARGLVQQGWKDSQDSVFHEDGTLAEGPIAMSEVQGLVYAAKSAASLMAAALGKEAQGIQLAREAERVRERFEEAFWCEDLSTYALALDGRKRPCRVRASNAGQCLFSGIASLERARRVAATLTHEGAFSGWGIRTVAATEPRYNPMSYHNGSIWPHDNALIAAGFARYGLKDETMKVLTGLFDASIFFDIHRLPELFCGFPRRPGEAPTPYPVSCAPQSWAAGSVLLLLQACLSLEIRGPMREVVFTKPSLPEFLREVLIKGLRVGEASLDLQIVRHQENVGINVLRREGPVSVVTVN